The Primulina eburnea isolate SZY01 chromosome 8, ASM2296580v1, whole genome shotgun sequence genome contains a region encoding:
- the LOC140839777 gene encoding putative phytosulfokines 6, whose protein sequence is MKEISKIKVISLFILLIISHTSARLLPTHQVDKTEVKLNEKSSALEDDFSSLMGMEECGDKDEECLKRRMIAEAHLDYIYTQRNKKP, encoded by the exons ATGAAAGAAATCTCAAAAATCAAAGTTATTTCACTATTTATTCTTTTAATCATTTCTCATACATCTGCTCGCCTTCTCCCCACACATCAAG TTGATAAAACAGAGGTTAAGCTTAATGAAAAAAGCAGCGCACTGGAAGATGATTTTTCCAGT TTGATGGGAATGGAGGAATGTGGCGATAAAGATGAGGAGTGCTTAAAGAGAAGAATGATCGCTGAAGCTCATCTGGACTACATTTACACACAGCGCAATAAAAAACCATAg